DNA from Corallococcus soli:
CGGCGGCCGTTCCGGGGGCCTCTTGCGTCGCGTCATGCCCCCAAAGCCCCCGAGTCGGCCAGACCCGGGGTCCGGCTTCACCTGGGAGGTGCCTCACCGGGGCCGGAGGAGGAAGAGCGAATCACCCACGCGCAGGGTGCGGAACGCGGCGAGCGGTCGGGAGGCCGGGCCCCGCACGACCTGACCGTCCAGGCCGAAGCGGGAGCCATGGCAGGGGCACTCCACCACGCCCAGGGGGCCGTCCCAGTCCACCGCGCAGTCGCCATGCGTGCAGGTGCGCCACACGGCCCGGTAGCAGCCGTCCGCCGAGTGCACCACCACCACGTCCAGGAGCGCGGAAGGGACCCGGAGGTGGCCATGACCGCCCGGCTCCCGCAGGGCCGGGTGCTCGGAGAGGGGGACTTCCACCCAGCCCTCGCCGGGCGTGCCGGGAGGCCCCGCGTCGCCGCAGACCGCCGGGGACGCCCCCGCGTCGGGAGCCGCTTCCGGGTCGGGGCCGGGCAGCACCACCGCGTCGCGCCAGTCCGTCCCGCACCCCAGCGCGGCCAGGGCACAGGTGCCGCGCAGCAGCGTCCGGAGCGCGGCGCGGCGGTCCACCCCAGCCGCTTCCGTCAGCTCCGGAGCCGAGTGGTGGTCCACCCCACCCGCCTCCGGAGTCTTCATCGCCAGTGCCACACGGCGGTCCACCCCACCCGCCTCCGGGGCCTCCGGAGGTGCGCGGGGTGGACCCGCGCTCACGGCTGGCCCCCGTCGGGGGGCTGGCCGTTCACCACGGCGACGGCGTCCAGGTCGAAGCCCCCGGAAGTGCCGCCGTAGCTGTTGAGCCCCGTGTCGGTGAGCCGCACGAAGCGCGCGCGGGAGAGGCCCACGTCCGCCAGGTCGAAGCCGTCCCCGCCCGCCACCGTCGGGTCGGTGGGGGAAATGCCGTTGTCCGGCGCGGAGTGCACCGGGTGCGTGCCGGCGCAGCCCGGAAAGCCCCCATCCTTGTCGGACGGGTCGCAGGCGAAGTCGTACCAGGTGGCGCCGTCGTCGCTGACGGACACGCGGGCCGTCTCCGCGAAGATGTCGCCGCCGTACTTCTGGAACGCGTTTTCGAAGACGAGCAGGTCCACGCCCGGCCCGTCCACCGCGAGCAGGTCGGTGAACTCCAGGGTGATGAAGCCACCCCGTCCCAGCGACAGCACGTCGAGCGAACCCGTGTTCTGCCCCGCGCCCACCGGAGGCCCGAGCACGACGTCCGGGAAGCGGTCCTGCCCGAAGCCGGCCTGGTCGCCGAACTCGTACGCCGTCACCCGGTCCGCGAACGGATCCACCGGACGCACACCCGCGTCGACGCCGGCATCGTCCGTGCCGGCATCGTCCGTGCCGGCATCATCCGTCCCCGCGTCGGAGCCGGTGCCGGCATCGACGGAGGCCCCCGCGTCCTCCTGGGGCAAGGGCAGGTTCTCACCGTCGCCCGCGCAAGCGCACAGGGCGAGCAGCGCGCTGAGCGCGAGCAGCGAGCGCATGCTCACGGCCCCTGCCGGATGCGCACGAGGCGGCGGCCGTTGACGTCCGTCACGCCCACGAGCAGGTCGGAGCCCAGCGACGACAGCAGGTCCACGGACGTGCACGCGTCGGAGGCCGTCAGGACGGGCTCCCGGGCGCCCACGCTCGGGGGCTGTCCGCCGCCCAGGCCGGGCGTGAGCGGGAAGCGCGACACGTCGCTGACGACGAAGGTGAAGCTCGCGTCGAAGGCGCCACGCGCCACCGCCACGCCAGCGCCAAAGCCCGTGGCGTTGTTGAAGTTGCTGTCCACGTCGACTTCGGGCTCGTCCGTGAGCACCACCGGCGTGCGCGAGGACACCGCCGTCGCCAGCTTGGCGGCCGCCACGGCGTGGGCCACGTTCACGTACGTCTGCGGCACCGAGTAGCCG
Protein-coding regions in this window:
- a CDS encoding ubiquinol-cytochrome c reductase iron-sulfur subunit, with protein sequence MKTPEAGGVDHHSAPELTEAAGVDRRAALRTLLRGTCALAALGCGTDWRDAVVLPGPDPEAAPDAGASPAVCGDAGPPGTPGEGWVEVPLSEHPALREPGGHGHLRVPSALLDVVVVHSADGCYRAVWRTCTHGDCAVDWDGPLGVVECPCHGSRFGLDGQVVRGPASRPLAAFRTLRVGDSLFLLRPR
- a CDS encoding cell surface protein; this encodes MRSLLALSALLALCACAGDGENLPLPQEDAGASVDAGTGSDAGTDDAGTDDAGTDDAGVDAGVRPVDPFADRVTAYEFGDQAGFGQDRFPDVVLGPPVGAGQNTGSLDVLSLGRGGFITLEFTDLLAVDGPGVDLLVFENAFQKYGGDIFAETARVSVSDDGATWYDFACDPSDKDGGFPGCAGTHPVHSAPDNGISPTDPTVAGGDGFDLADVGLSRARFVRLTDTGLNSYGGTSGGFDLDAVAVVNGQPPDGGQP